From Schizosaccharomyces pombe strain 972h- genome assembly, chromosome: II, the proteins below share one genomic window:
- the tsf1 gene encoding translation elongation factor EF-Ts Tsf1, whose amino-acid sequence MLFQRRLHFHQFFGKTRVTGSLSRQWYSKLPSKLADIKKLRSETNASMDLVKQSVEEAGVGNLELAREILKKKIVQRGGKLAEKSKNRTAKEGWIIQCISEDGRKAVMAEINCESDFVAQTTPFQDLARRIASTFLHYLPTNHSSYSVEATLKNEILKHQAYVSKNHEANEKDVSSNVSLEEEIVKMTSFTGEKVQVQRLHCMNARVPSTAIGIFSHGAKQSSPLQQLGRIGSMVQINSDLSTRKGLSNQIAKEIVAQDPSSTSELLSFRSLVDSEKTIKDVLGQSTILEWVRWERGGN is encoded by the coding sequence atgctttttcaaaggagacttcattttcatcagTTTTTTGGGAAGACACGTGTCACAGGTAGTTTAAGTCGGCAATGGTATAGTAAATTACCAAGTAAACTGGCTGATATAAAGAAGTTGAGATCTGAAACCAATGCATCCATGGATCTTGTGAAGCAATCCGTTGAAGAGGCTGGTGTTGGAAACCTCGAGCTAGCTAGagagattttaaaaaaaaagatcgTTCAGCGAGGTGGTAAGCTTGCTGAAAAATCGAAGAATCGTACCGCTAAAGAAGGTTGGATTATTCAATGCATTAGTGAAGATGGGAGGAAGGCTGTAATGGCCGAGATTAATTGTGAATCCGACTTTGTTGCTCAAACTACACCTTTTCAAGACTTAGCTAGAAGGATCGCCTCTACCTTCCTTCATTATCTTCCAACAAATCATTCTTCTTATTCTGTTGAAgcaactttaaaaaatgagatTTTGAAACACCAAGCATATGTATCCAAAAATCATGAAGCCAATGAAAAAGATGTTTCAAGTAATGTATCTTTGGAGGAAGAAATTGTGAAAATGACTTCTTTTACAGGGGAAAAAGTTCAAGTACAGAGGCTCCATTGTATGAATGCAAGGGTTCCTAGTACTGCCATAGGTATATTTTCTCATGGTGCGAAACAATCTTCACCATTGCAACAATTAGGGCGTATTGGATCTATGGTACAAATCAACTCTGACTTAAGTACCCGAAAGGGATTATCGAATCAAATCGCTAAAGAAATTGTAGCTCAAGACCCATCCTCAACCTCTGAACTGCTTTCATTTCGTTCATTAGTGGATTCCGAAAAAACTATAAAAGACGTACTTGGACAGTCAACCATATTGGAATGGGTTCGCTGGGAGCGAGGGGGAAATTAA